In Candidatus Nealsonbacteria bacterium, the DNA window ACTTCAGAGAAGGTCTAAAAATAAAATAAGATATCCTTTGCATTGGGATTGTTCAGCTTCGGGATTTGTTAATTCTGGAGAGGATTATGAAACTACAGCAGTCCGAGAGTTAAAAGAAGAATTAGGGGTAATCAAAAAAACTTCAGAATTAGAATTTATCTTAAAAAGGGTTGTAGAAACTGACCGAACTGAATTCGTTAAGTTATATAAATTGGAATACGATGGTCCTATTAAGGTTAACGATAATGAGGTAGAATCTGGAAAATTTTTTTCAATTAATGAAATAAAAGAGATGATAGATTCTGGTGAAAAGCTTAGT includes these proteins:
- a CDS encoding NUDIX domain-containing protein, with the translated sequence MPEDLFIDIVDENDSVIGRIKEEEALSMPDKRTRAISIFLFNSKRELLLQRRSKNKIRYPLHWDCSASGFVNSGEDYETTAVRELKEELGVIKKTSELEFILKRVVETDRTEFVKLYKLEYDGPIKVNDNEVESGKFFSINEIKEMIDSGEKLSPFFVILFNSVYK